The region GATCGAGGGCTTCACGAACCCCAACGCGGTACTGGCCGGGATCATCGGCATGGGGAAGTCCGCGCTGGCGAAGTCCATCGCCACCAGGGCGATCGCCCACGGCTACCGGATCTACGTCCCATCCGACCCCAAGGGCGAATGGACGGCCGTGGCCCAGGCCCTCGGCGGCCACACCATCGCGCTCGGGCCGGGACTGCCAGGCAGGTTGAACCCGCTGGACGCCCCGGCCCGGCCCGCCTCCGTCAGTGAGGACGACTGGGCGACCGAAGTGCGAAAGCGCCGCCTGCTGCTCCTGGCCGGCCTGGCGCGCACCGTACTCAAGCGCGATCTCCAGCCGATGGAGCACACCGCGCTGGACCTCGCCCTCGACCTGGTCGTCACCGAAGCAGACGCCAGCGGCACCGTGCCGCTGCTCGGCCAGATCGCGCACGCCCTCGGCTCGTCCGAGCGCCTCGACCGAGCCCTCGGCGACCAGACCGGACACCTGGGGACGGCTGCTCAGGACCTCGCGCACGCCCTGCGCCGGCTGGTGCACGGCGATCTGAGCGGTATGTTCGACGCCCCGTCGACGGTGTCCTTCGACCCGACCACGCCGATGCTGTCCATCGACCTCTCCCGCCTCGGCGGCTCCGGCGACGACACCGCACTGGTGCTCGCGATGACCTGCGCGAGCGCGTGGATGGAGTCCGCCCTCGCCGACCCAGACGGCGGCCGACGCTGGGTGATCTACGACGAAGCGTGGCGGCTGATGCGGCACGTCGGCCTGCTGGAA is a window of Streptomyces caniferus DNA encoding:
- a CDS encoding ATP-binding protein yields the protein MPRTRASASPLFVPRKAPRSGRRVARAGFAEARRQARLAATPPKHRTEETFDPGLRPTYPPSGRPGPSSARGGKIRLPAHRMTTATASGAYPFVAEGGLGADGILIGRDVHAEAAFCYDPFSLYSSGRIEGFTNPNAVLAGIIGMGKSALAKSIATRAIAHGYRIYVPSDPKGEWTAVAQALGGHTIALGPGLPGRLNPLDAPARPASVSEDDWATEVRKRRLLLLAGLARTVLKRDLQPMEHTALDLALDLVVTEADASGTVPLLGQIAHALGSSERLDRALGDQTGHLGTAAQDLAHALRRLVHGDLSGMFDAPSTVSFDPTTPMLSIDLSRLGGSGDDTALVLAMTCASAWMESALADPDGGRRWVIYDEAWRLMRHVGLLERMQSQWKLSRGLGIANLMIIHRLSDLLSAGDAGSRGRVLAEGLLADCSTRIIYRQEPDQLAAAASLLGLTGVETQAVSALTKGRGLWKVAGRSFITQHILHPAERQLFDTDARMAA